The Mycolicibacterium aichiense region AGCGAATGAACGCCATCGTGGAGATCGACACCGACAATCACGTCGCCGTGGTGCAGCCGGGTGTCACCCTGACCGAGCTCGATGCCGAGACCGCCCGCGTCGGACTGAGTTACACGGTGTATCCCGGCGAACTGTCGTCCAGCGTCGGCGGCAACGTCGGGACCAATGCCGGCGGCATGCGAGCGGTGAAGTACGGGGTCACCCGCCACAACGTTCTTGGTCTGCAGGCCGTCCTGCCCACCGGCGAGATCATCCGTACTGGCGGCAAGATGTCGAAGATCTCCACCGGGTACGACCTGACGCAGCTGATCATCGGCTCCGAGGGCACGCTGGCGCTGGCGACGGAGATCACCGTCAAGCTGGTCCCCCGGCCGGCGCACAGCGTCACCGTCCTGGCGCCGTTCGACGATTTCGACCAGGTCATGGCCGCGGTACCGAAGCTGATCTCGAGCGGACTGAACCCGACGATCGTGGAGTACATCGACAACGTCGTGATGGCCGCGATCGTCAACGCCGAAAAGCTGGAGCTGGGTGTTCCCGAGGAGATCCGCGACACCTGCGCGGCCTACCTCGTCGTCGCACTGGAGAGCAACCACACCGACCGGCTCGACGAGGACGCCGCCGCGCTGGGCGAACTGCTCAGCGACTGGGGCGCCTTGGATGCCTATGTACTGCAAGGCAATTCAGCGCGCCGGTTGATCGTGGCGCGGGAGAACGTGTTCTGGACGGCGAAGGCGATCGGTGCGGACGACATCATCGACGTCGTCGTCCCCCGGGCGTCGATGCCCGAGTTCCTGCGCAAGGCCCGCGACATCGCGATGGCCGAGGGTGTCGGCATGAGCGGGTGCGGGCACGCGGGCGACGGCAACGTGCACGGCGTGCTGTTCTGCAAGCACCCGGAGACCCGCAAGAAGCTGCTCACCGAGATCTTCGCTGTTGGCATGGCGCTGGGTGGAGCGATCTCCGGCGAACACGGCGTCGGGCGGGCCAAGGCGGACTATTTCTGCGAGCTCGAGGATCCGGCCAAACTGGCATTGATGCGGCGGATCAAGCACAGTTTCGACCCGGCCGGCATTCTGAACCCCGGCGTCGTCTTCGCCCAGCAACATCCTTGACCAGCGCTCACGGGGGCTGCTAGACATGCACCACCCGAGAGTTTGAGCGATCGCTCAGCACGCGACGGGGCCAGGACCGGGGATGGATATGGCGATTGCGAACGACACCGTCTATTACGACCCGTACGACGTCGCCATCGTCGCCGACCCCTACCCGGTGTATGCCCGCCTGCGCGATGAGGCGCCGATCTACCACAACGAGCAATACGACTTCTGGACGTTGTCGCGGCACGCCGACGTCGACGCGGCGCTGTCGGACTGGGAGACATTCTCCAACAGCCGCAGCGACATCCTGGAGCTGATCAAGTCCGACTTCGACATGCCCGGCGGCGTGATGATGTTCCAGGACCCGCCCGCCCACACCCAACTGCGCGGTCTGATGTCTCGGGTGTTCACGCCCCGCCGGATGGCCGAGATCGAAGACCAGATCCGTCGGTACTGCGTCGGCTGCCTCGATCCGCTGGTCGGCTCGGGTGGCTTCGACATCATCGCCGAACTGGCCTCAATGATGCCGATGCGGGTCATCGGCATGCTGCTGGGAATCCCGGAGTCCGAACAGATTTCGGTGCGCGACGCCAACGACGCCAACCTGCGCACCAAACCCGGCACCCCGATGAGGGTCGCCGACCCCGACCGCATCGCCGACGGCCGAATCTACGCCGACTACGTCGAGTGGCGCGCCAACAACCCCTCCGACGATCTGATGACCGCACTGCTCAACGTCGAGTTCACCGACGACCAGGGCGTCACCCGCAAGCTGACCCGCAAGGAAGTGCTGCACTACACCCAGGTGGTGGCCGGCGCAGGCAACGAGACCACCGGCCGGCTGATCGGCTGGCTGGCCAAGGTCCTGGCCGAGCACCCCGACCAGCGCCGCGACGTCTGCGACGACCGCTCGCTGCTGAACCGCGCAATCGACGAGACGCTGCGCTTCGAACCCACCGGGCCGCACGTCGGACGATATGTGCTCAACGACTTCGAGTGCTACGGCACGACGGTGCCCGCAGGCAGCGCGATGCTGCTGCTGTTCGGCGCCGCCAACCGCGATCCGCGCCGTTACGACGACCCCGACAGCTTCAATATCCACCGCGACACGATCAGCCATCTGACGTTCGGCAAAGGTGTCCACTACTGCCTCGGCGCCAACCTGGCCCGGCTCGAGGGGCGGGTTGCGCTCGACGAGCTGCTCAACCGCTTCCCCGAATGGGATATCGACTACGCGAACGCCAAGCTGGCACCGACATCGACCGTGCGCGGCTGGGAACGGCTACCCATCGTCTTGCCCTGATCGATACGCCGACGTTGCCCGAGGTCGCGTCGATACCTATCGGCGGCCACTGTGAGGTGCGTCGCTGTGAATCTGCTGGGCAAAACGTTGGGACAGTGGACTGACCAGCAATAATGCCAGCGTGGAGATAACCGGACGAGCCATCCAAGCCGCAATGTAGTCCTTTGTACTGCACTTATGCAAAAAGCGGTGTTATAGTCGGCGTTAGCTGTACTGACCAACAGCCGCCCCCGGACTACGGGTCCAGTGACGTAGTGAGGACTTAGCCGCATGAAGCCGGAAAACCTCGTGCCCCACCCCCAGGGCGAGGTAGCTCAGCAGGCACCTGCACCGGCGACGCCGCTACACGTGCACAGCTGCGGCCGGCTGGGTCTGACGGCCAATCCTCCCGGTTTCCGCCGCTCGTTCGGCGATTGGCTGCGCCGCCGCTAGTCGCGGCCGAAGACCCGCCGCAGTCCCACAGACCGCACCCACCCCGATCACCATGGTCCTGTGAAATTCCTGCTGGCTTGATGCGGCTAACGACGGGGTAGATCAGAGCGGTGACCAACAGCGGAGTCGCTCTGCCACGCGAGATCCCGGCGATGTCCCACGTACCGGTCACCTTCCTGCTCGGTAGACACATCCCAGGGGGCCGGCGATGACCACAAGCGGACAGACCAAGACGATCACCACCAACGTTCCCGCCCGGCTGGACCGGTTGCCATGGTCGAGGTTTCACTGGCGCGTCGTCATCGGCCTGGGGTCGGCGTGGGTGCTCGACGGCCTGGAAGTCACCATGGTGGGCAACGTGTCCGCGCGGCTCACCGAACCCGGCAGCGGACTGGCCATCACCGCCGGGCAGATCGGTATCGCGGCGGCCATCTACGTCGTCGGCGCTTGTGTGGGTGCCCTGGTATTCGGCCAGCTGACCGACCGGTTCGGCCGCAAGAAGCTCTTCCTCCTGACGCTGGGCCTGTATCTGGCGGCCACCGTTGCGACGGCGTTCTCCTTCGCGCCGTGGTACTTCTTCCTCACCCGCTTTCTCACCGGCGCCGGCATCGGCGGTGAATACGCTGCGGTGAATTCCGCTGTGGACGAGCTGATCCCGGCACGAAACCGCGGTCGGGTCGACCTCGCAATCAATGGGTCCTACTGGCTGGGCGCGATGCTGGGTGCGGCCGGATCGTTGGTCCTGCTCAACGGTGACTGGTTGCCGCTGAACCTCGGGTGGCGACTGGCCTTCGGTATCGGCGCCGTCTTCGGGTTGGTGGTGCTGCTGGTTCGGCGCAACGTCCCGGAAAGCCCGCGCTGGCTGTTCATCCACGGCCGCGAGGAGGAAGCCGAACGAATCGTCGACGAAATCGAGCGGGACGTGATCGACCGCACCGGCGCGCATCTCGACGAACCGGACCGGGAACTGACGATCCACCAACGCCACACCATCGGCTTCCGCGAGATCGCACACGTGGCGTTCACCCGCTATCCCAAACGCGCGATGCTCGGGCTGGCGTTGTTCGTCGGCCAGGCGTTTCTCTACAACGCGGTGACGTTCAACCTCGGCACCCTGCTCAACAGTTTCTATGGCGTCTCATCCGGAATCGTGCCGGCATTCTTCATTGTCTGGGCCGCAGGCAATTTCACCGGGCCGCTGCTCCTGGGTCGGTTGTTCGACACCGTCGGACGTAAGCCGATGATTGTGCTGTCCTACCTCGGCTCGGCGGCAATCACCGTGGTGCTCACCGCGGTGTTCGTCGCTGAGGCAGGCGGCCTGTGGGGGTTCATGGCCGTCCTGGTCGCCACGTTCTTCCTTGCCTCCGCCGGTGCCAGCGCGGCGTACCTGACCGTCAGCGAGATCTTTCCGATGGAGACCCGCGCGCTGGCCATCGCTTTCTTCTACGCCGTCGGGACTGCGATCGGTGGCATCACCGGGCCGCTGTTGTTCGGGCAGCTGATCGGGTCGGGTGAGCGTGGCTTGGTGGCCGTGGCGTTCCTGGTCGGCGCCGCGGTGATGGCCGTCGGCGGGTTGGTGGAACTCGCCTGGGGCGTGAAGGCCGAAGGCCGCCAACTCGAGGACATCGCGGCGCCGCTCACCTCCGCGGACGAGGTGAAGCGGTGAGCGCGGCATGCCGGATGCTGGGGCATCGGATGGTGTTCGCCAACGATGGGCCGGTGATGCACTTCCATTGCGAACGTGGCTGCGGCACAACGGGTTACAAAACGTATCCGAGCGAGGCGCACGCGGCCCGCTACTCCACGGCGTTCAACCGGCGCGACACTGACGACCTGGGCAAACGCGCGCCCCTGATCGGATTGCTGCCGCTGCGACTCTGGCGGATGATCCGCCGGAACTAGCCGTTGCGGATGCGGCGGATCACGAGGACGACGGTCACCACGCTGACACCGGCCAGCGCCGCGGCCACCGGGGGCTTCGTGACGAAGCGCAGCACAGCGGCCTTCACGTCGTCGGCGATCCGCTGTGGGTTGGCGCGCTCGGCCAGCGAGTCCACCGTGACCGCCAGCCGGTCCCGCGCCTGGTCGATCTCGGCCTTGATGACCTCGGGGTCCCGGTCAGCCACTTCCGTCCTCCAAATCGCCGCTATGCCGAACTACCCTAGATCAACCCGGGCCAACCCCGATGCACCGGTGGATGAAAGGACTACTAGGTGACCGACACAGCACGCCTCGAAGTCGGCGACACGGCGCCGGCGTTCAGCCTGCCTGACGCCAGCGGCAAGACCGTCAAGCTGTCCGACTTCAAAGGCCGCAAGGTGATCGTGTACTTCTATCCGGCCGCGATGACGCCCGGCTGCACCAAGCAGGCCTGCGACTTCCGGGACAGCCTGGCCGAGCTCAACGGGGCGGGCATCGACGTCGTCGGTATCTCGCCCGACAAGCCGGAGAAGCTGGCCAAGTTCACCGAGCGCGACGAGCTGACGTTCCCGCTGCTGTCCGATCCCGACAAGAAGGTCCTCACCGCCTGGGGCGCCTACGGCGAGAAGAAGATGTACGGCAAGACCGTGCAGGGCGTGATCCGCTCGACATTCGTGGTGGACGAGAAGGGCAAGATCGAGGTGGCCCAGTACAACGTCAAGGCCACCGGTCACGTCGCCAAGCTGCGCCGCGATATCGCGGTCTAGGTCGGCTCCCCCAGCTTCCCCAGCAGCAGCGCCTCGGTGGTGGCGGCGCGCTCCAGCACCCCCAGATGAAGGCTCTCGTTGACGCTGTGCGCTTGCGTGCCCGGGTCCTCGACTCCGGTGACCAGGATGGTGGCGTCTGGGAACGCGGTGGCGAACTCGGCGATGAACGGGATCGAGCCGCCCATCCCCATGTCGACGACGTCGGTGCCCCAGGCCTCCCGGAAGGCGGCCCGCGCGGCGTCGTACACCGGACCGCTGGCATCGATCGCGTACGGCTGACCCACGTCGCCGGGGATGACCTTGACGTGCGCACCCCAGGGGGCGTGCTGCTCGAGGTGGCGACGCAACGCGTGCAGATGAGCAGCCGCATCCCCGCCGGGAGCGACCCGCATGCTGACCTTCGCGCTCGCGCGCGGAATCAGGGTGTTCGACGCTTTACCGATCGGGGTGGTGTCGATGCCGATGACGGTGATCGCGGGCTTGGCCCACATCCGTTGCGCCACAGGACCCGAGCCGATCTCCTGCACCCCGTCGAGTAGTCCGGACTCGGCGCGCACCCACTGCGGTCCGCGGTCGACGTCGGCGGCAGTCGTCTCGTACAGGCCCTGCACAGCGACGTTGCCGTCGTCGTCGTGCAGGCTGGCGAGCAGGCGGACCAGGACGCTGAGTGCGTCCGGCACCACCCCGCCCCACAGCCCCGAGTGCAGACCGTGGTCCAGGGTCGCGACCTCGACCACGCAGTCGGCCAGTCCGCGTAAAGACACTGTCAGCGCCGGGATTTCGGAGGTCCAGTTGTCCGAATCGGCGATCACGATGACGTCGGCGGCCAGCTTGTCCTTGTGGGCGGCCAGCAACCGGCCCAGCGACGGCGAGCCGGACTCCTCCTCACCCTCGACGAACACGGTGACGCCGACCGGCGGCTTGCCGCCGTGCGCACGAAACGCCGCCAGGTGGGTGGCGATGCCGGCCTTGTCGTCGGCGGTGCCCCGGCCGTAGAGCCGCCCGTCCCGTTCGGTCGGTTCGAAGGGGTCTGAATCCCATTGCGATGCTTCACCTTCGGGCTGAACATCGTGATGGGCGTACAGCAGCACCGTCGGCGCGCCGGGCGGCGCGGGATGATGCGCGATCACTGCGGGGGCACCACCTTCGGCGACGATCTCGACCTTGGCGAAGCCCGCACTGCTCAACAGGTCGGCCACGGCCTGGGCGCTGCGGTGCACTTCATCGCGCCGGGCCGGGTCGGCCCACACCGACTGGATGCGGACCAGATCCTCCAGATCGGCCCGCACCGAGGGAAGCACCGCCTGCACGCGTTCGACGAGATCGCTCATGCCAACGACGTTAGCGGCAGCAGAACGCGAACGTTGACAGGCAAGCAAACGCTTGCATATCGTGCTACTCGTGGGCGACGTCTTCAAGGCCTTGGCGGACCCCACGCGCCGGAAAATCCTCGACGAGCTGACCGACCGAAACGGTCAGACGCTGTTCGAGATCTGCGCCCGCCTGGCGACCAAGCACGGGCTGGGCTCGTCACGTCAGGCAATTTCGCAGCACCTCGAGATTCTCGAGACCGCAGGCCTGGTCGAGACGAGGCGTTCAGGTCGTTTCAAGTACCACTACATCGACACCGCACCGATAGCACCGATCGTCGAGCGGTGGCTGAAGAAAGCGGAGGAACCACCGTGCGAATCACCCTGACGAGTGTGCTTGTCGACGACCAGGACAAGGCGCTGCGGTTCTACACCGAGATCCTCGGCTTCACGACCAAGCACGACATTCCGATGGGCGAACACCGCTGGATCACTGTGGTGTCCCCGGAGGATCCCGACGGCACCGAACTCGTCCTGGAACCGGACAGCCATCCCGCAGTCAAACCGTTCAAAGAGGCACTGGCCTCCGACGGAATCCCGTTCACCTCGTTCGCCGTCGACGATGTCCAGGCCGAGTTCGCTCGGCTCGATGCACTCGGGGTTCGGTTCACCCAAGAGCCCGTCGACATGGGACCGGTGACCACGGCGGTACTCGATGACACCTGCGGCAACCTGATCCAGATCACCCACCAGGCGGGCTGAGCGCTAGGCCGTCTCCAGGATGGCCACCGCCGCAGCAGTGTCGCCCTCATGCGTCAGTGACACGTGAATGGTCACCTCGGCCAGGTGCTTGGCGATGTCACCGGTGAGGCGGACCTTGGGCCGGCCCCACATGTCGGTGATCACCTCGATGTCGCGGTGGATGCCCTCCGGCAGCACCGGACGCTGCGCGAAACGCGAGCCCGACCACGCCTTGATGACGGCCTCCTTGGCGGCCCACCGAGCCGCCAGGTGCCGCGCCGCCACCGAACTCTTGTCGGCGGCGTCGCGGCGCTCACCTGGCGTGAACGTCTCGGCGAACACCGTTCCCGGCTGGTCGACCTGCTCGGCGAAATCAGGGATGGAGACAACGTCGATCCCCACTCCGACTATTGCCACGGCGCGACTTTATCGCACGTAGGCGTCGTCATCGCCCAACCGTGAGGCCGGGTCGAGCAGCATGGCGGCCTCCTGGCGCTTCTCCGGCTCGTCATGGTTGAACCGGCGATCGGCAGGCTTCTCGTACATCGGCCGTCCACCGGCGATGGCCGAGGCCAGTCGCCGCTGACCTGCCAACACCCGCTCGTGCGCCCGCTTGGTGTAGTCCGCCCGCTCCTGCTCGCTCAGCGAGGCAAGGAACGCCTGCGGGTGCACCAGCGCGACCAGACCCGACACGTGACCGAAGCCGAGGCTCGTGACCAGACCCGCCTTGAGCGGGAACTTGTCGCCCAGGCGTAGGGTCTCGCGCGGCCACACGAAGTGGCCCGAGGAGGCCAGCTCGTCGTCGACGCAGTCCAGGCTGCGGTTCGGCGGGATGACCCCATCGCGCAGGATCTGGCAGAGCCCCATCATCTGGAAGACCGCCGCGCCACCCTTGGCGTGACCGGTCAGGCTCTTCTGGCTGACGATGAACAGCGGGGCCCCGGGCGCACGGCCCATCGAGTCGGCCAGCCGCTCATGCAGCTCCGTCTCGTTGGGATCGTTGGCCAGCGTCGAGGTGTCGTGCTTGGAGATCACCGCGATGTCGTCGGCGCCGACTCCCAGCTTGGCCAGCGAACGGGCCAGCTGCGAATCCTTGCCGCCGCGCCCGGCGCCCAGCGCGCCGAGACCGGGAGCCGGGATCGAGGTGTGCACGCCGTCGCCGAAGCTCTGCGCGTAGCCCACCACGGCCAGCACCGGCAGGCCCATCTTCAATGCCAGGTCACCGCGCGCCAGCAGGATGGTGCCACCGCCCTGTGCCTCCAGGAAGCCCAGCCGGCGACGGTCGTTGGCGCGGGAGAACTTCGAGTCGCTGATGCCCTTGGCCCGCATCGTCGCGGTCTCGGCGGTCGCCGCCATGTCACCGAAGCCGATGACGGCCTCCAGCGTCATGTCGTCGAAGCCACCGGTGATCACCAACTCGGCCTTGCCGAGGCGGATCTTGTCCATGCCCTCCTCGACCGACACCGCCGCGGTGGCGCACGCACCGACCGGGTGGATCATCGAGCCGTAGCTGCCCACGTAGGACTGGATCACATGCGCGGCAACGACGTTCGGCAGGACCTC contains the following coding sequences:
- the bcp gene encoding thioredoxin-dependent thiol peroxidase produces the protein MTDTARLEVGDTAPAFSLPDASGKTVKLSDFKGRKVIVYFYPAAMTPGCTKQACDFRDSLAELNGAGIDVVGISPDKPEKLAKFTERDELTFPLLSDPDKKVLTAWGAYGEKKMYGKTVQGVIRSTFVVDEKGKIEVAQYNVKATGHVAKLRRDIAV
- a CDS encoding ArsR/SmtB family transcription factor; this translates as MGDVFKALADPTRRKILDELTDRNGQTLFEICARLATKHGLGSSRQAISQHLEILETAGLVETRRSGRFKYHYIDTAPIAPIVERWLKKAEEPPCESP
- a CDS encoding dipeptidase, with amino-acid sequence MSDLVERVQAVLPSVRADLEDLVRIQSVWADPARRDEVHRSAQAVADLLSSAGFAKVEIVAEGGAPAVIAHHPAPPGAPTVLLYAHHDVQPEGEASQWDSDPFEPTERDGRLYGRGTADDKAGIATHLAAFRAHGGKPPVGVTVFVEGEEESGSPSLGRLLAAHKDKLAADVIVIADSDNWTSEIPALTVSLRGLADCVVEVATLDHGLHSGLWGGVVPDALSVLVRLLASLHDDDGNVAVQGLYETTAADVDRGPQWVRAESGLLDGVQEIGSGPVAQRMWAKPAITVIGIDTTPIGKASNTLIPRASAKVSMRVAPGGDAAAHLHALRRHLEQHAPWGAHVKVIPGDVGQPYAIDASGPVYDAARAAFREAWGTDVVDMGMGGSIPFIAEFATAFPDATILVTGVEDPGTQAHSVNESLHLGVLERAATTEALLLGKLGEPT
- a CDS encoding cytochrome P450 — its product is MAIANDTVYYDPYDVAIVADPYPVYARLRDEAPIYHNEQYDFWTLSRHADVDAALSDWETFSNSRSDILELIKSDFDMPGGVMMFQDPPAHTQLRGLMSRVFTPRRMAEIEDQIRRYCVGCLDPLVGSGGFDIIAELASMMPMRVIGMLLGIPESEQISVRDANDANLRTKPGTPMRVADPDRIADGRIYADYVEWRANNPSDDLMTALLNVEFTDDQGVTRKLTRKEVLHYTQVVAGAGNETTGRLIGWLAKVLAEHPDQRRDVCDDRSLLNRAIDETLRFEPTGPHVGRYVLNDFECYGTTVPAGSAMLLLFGAANRDPRRYDDPDSFNIHRDTISHLTFGKGVHYCLGANLARLEGRVALDELLNRFPEWDIDYANAKLAPTSTVRGWERLPIVLP
- a CDS encoding FAD-binding oxidoreductase; the encoded protein is MADLTALLADIVGRTHLLTGDAISEDYGHDEALTIPPQRPAYLAKPATADEVAALLKTATEHHIPVTARGSGCGLSGAAQPVADGLLISFERMNAIVEIDTDNHVAVVQPGVTLTELDAETARVGLSYTVYPGELSSSVGGNVGTNAGGMRAVKYGVTRHNVLGLQAVLPTGEIIRTGGKMSKISTGYDLTQLIIGSEGTLALATEITVKLVPRPAHSVTVLAPFDDFDQVMAAVPKLISSGLNPTIVEYIDNVVMAAIVNAEKLELGVPEEIRDTCAAYLVVALESNHTDRLDEDAAALGELLSDWGALDAYVLQGNSARRLIVARENVFWTAKAIGADDIIDVVVPRASMPEFLRKARDIAMAEGVGMSGCGHAGDGNVHGVLFCKHPETRKKLLTEIFAVGMALGGAISGEHGVGRAKADYFCELEDPAKLALMRRIKHSFDPAGILNPGVVFAQQHP
- a CDS encoding MFS transporter, with the protein product MTTSGQTKTITTNVPARLDRLPWSRFHWRVVIGLGSAWVLDGLEVTMVGNVSARLTEPGSGLAITAGQIGIAAAIYVVGACVGALVFGQLTDRFGRKKLFLLTLGLYLAATVATAFSFAPWYFFLTRFLTGAGIGGEYAAVNSAVDELIPARNRGRVDLAINGSYWLGAMLGAAGSLVLLNGDWLPLNLGWRLAFGIGAVFGLVVLLVRRNVPESPRWLFIHGREEEAERIVDEIERDVIDRTGAHLDEPDRELTIHQRHTIGFREIAHVAFTRYPKRAMLGLALFVGQAFLYNAVTFNLGTLLNSFYGVSSGIVPAFFIVWAAGNFTGPLLLGRLFDTVGRKPMIVLSYLGSAAITVVLTAVFVAEAGGLWGFMAVLVATFFLASAGASAAYLTVSEIFPMETRALAIAFFYAVGTAIGGITGPLLFGQLIGSGERGLVAVAFLVGAAVMAVGGLVELAWGVKAEGRQLEDIAAPLTSADEVKR
- a CDS encoding DUF3618 domain-containing protein; amino-acid sequence: MADRDPEVIKAEIDQARDRLAVTVDSLAERANPQRIADDVKAAVLRFVTKPPVAAALAGVSVVTVVLVIRRIRNG
- a CDS encoding holo-ACP synthase — translated: MAIVGVGIDVVSIPDFAEQVDQPGTVFAETFTPGERRDAADKSSVAARHLAARWAAKEAVIKAWSGSRFAQRPVLPEGIHRDIEVITDMWGRPKVRLTGDIAKHLAEVTIHVSLTHEGDTAAAVAILETA
- a CDS encoding VOC family protein gives rise to the protein MRITLTSVLVDDQDKALRFYTEILGFTTKHDIPMGEHRWITVVSPEDPDGTELVLEPDSHPAVKPFKEALASDGIPFTSFAVDDVQAEFARLDALGVRFTQEPVDMGPVTTAVLDDTCGNLIQITHQAG